A portion of the Macaca mulatta isolate MMU2019108-1 chromosome 4, T2T-MMU8v2.0, whole genome shotgun sequence genome contains these proteins:
- the TRIM10 gene encoding tripartite motif-containing protein 10 (The RefSeq protein has 6 substitutions compared to this genomic sequence), protein MASAASVTSLADEVNCPICQGTLREPVTIDCGHNFCRGCLTRYCEIPGPDLEESPTCPLCKEPFRPGSFRPNWQLANVVENIERLQLVSTLGLGEEDACQEHGEKIYFFCEDDEMQLCVVCREAGEHAAHTMRFLEDAAAPYREQIHKCLKCLRKEREEIQEIQSRENKRMQVLLTQVSTKRQQVISEFAHLRKFLEEQQSILLAQLESLDGDILKQQDEFDFLVAGEICRFSTLIEELEEKNERPARELLTDIRSTLIRCETRKCRKPVAVSPELGQRIRDFPQQALPLQREMKMFLEKLHFELDYEPAHISLDPQTSHPKLLLSEDHQRAQFSYKWQNSPDNPQRFDRATCVLAHTGITGGRHTWVVSIDLAHGGSCTVGVVSEDVQRKGELRLRPEEGVWAVRLAWGFVSALGSFPTRLTLKEQPQQVRVSLDYEVGWVTFTNAATREPIYTFTASFTRKVIPFFGLWGRGSSFSLSS, encoded by the exons ATGGCCTCTGCTGCCTCTGTGACTAGCCTGGCAGATGAAGTCAACTGCCCCATCTGCCAGGGTACCCTGAGGGAGCCGGTCACTATCGACTGCGGCCACAACTTCTGCCGGGGCTGCCTTACTCGCTACTGTGAGATCCCAGGCCCAGACCTGGAGGAGTCCCCTACTTGCCCACTCTGCAAAGAACCCTTCCGTCCTGGGAGCTTCCGGCCCAACTGGCAGCTGGCTAACGTGGTGGAGAACATCGAGCGCCTCCAGCTGGTGTCCACACTGGGTTTGGGAGAGGAGGATGCCTGCCAGGAGCACGGAGAGAAGATCTACTTCTTCTGTGAGGATGATGAGATGCAGTTGTGCGTGGTGTGCCGGGAGGCTGGAGAGCACACTGCCCACACCATGCGCTTCCTAGAGGATGCGGCGGCTCCCTATAGG GAACAAATACATAAGTGTCTTAAATGtctaagaaaagagagagaggagattcAAGAAATCCagtcaagagaaaataaaaggatgcaAGTCCTCCTG ACTCAGGTGTCCACCAAGAGACAACAAGTGATTTCTGAGTTCACATACCTGAGGAAGTTTCTAGAGGAACAGCAGAGCATCCTCTTAGCACAATTGGAGAGCCTGGATGGAGACATCTTGAAGCAACAGGATGAATTTGATTTCCTGGTTGCTGGAGAGATCTGCCGGTTTAGTACTCTTATTGAAGAACtggaggagaagaatgagaggcCAGCAAGGGAGCTCCTGACG GATATCAGAAGCACTCTAATAAG ATGTGAAACCAGAAAGTGCCGGAAACCAGTGGCTGTGTCCCCAGAGCTGGGCCAGAGGATTCGGGACTTTCCCCAGCAGGCCCTCCCGCTACAGAGGGAGATGAAGATGTTTCTGG aaaaactaCACTTTGAGTTGGACTATGAGCCAG CTCACATTTCTCTAGACCCTCAGACTTCCCACCCCAAGCTCCTCTTGTCCGAGGACCGCCAGCGGGCTCAGTTCTCCTACAAATGGCAGAACTCGCCAGACAATCCCCAGCGTTTTGACCGGGCCACCTGTGTTCTGGCCCACACTGGCATCACAGGGGGGAGACACACGTGGGTGGTCAGTATAGACCTGGCACACGGGGGCAGTTGCACCGTGGGCGTGGTGAGCGAGGATGTGCAGCGGAAGGGAGAGCTTCGACTGCGGCCAGAGGAGGGCGTGTGGGCTGTGAGGCTGGCCTGGGGCTTCGTCTCGGCTCTGGGCTCCTTTCCCACACGGCTGACCCTGAAGGAGCAGCCCCGGCAGGTGCGGGTTTCTCTTGACTATGAGGTGGGCTGGGTGACCTTCACCAATGCTGCCACCCGAGAGCCCATCTACACCTTCACTGCCTCCTTCGCTAGGAAGGTCATTCCCTTCTTTGGGCTGTGGGGCCGAGGGTCCAGTTTCTCCCTGAGCTCCTGA
- the TRIM10 gene encoding tripartite motif-containing protein 10 isoform X1, with the protein MASAASVTSLADEVNCPICQGTLREPVTIDCGHNFCRGCLTRYCEIPGPDLEESPTCPLCKEPFRPGSFRPNWQLANVVENIERLQLVSTLGLGEEDACQEHGEKIYFFCEDDEMQLCVVCREAGEHTAHTMRFLEDAAAPYREQIHKCLKCLRKEREEIQEIQSRENKRMQVLLTQVSTKRQQVISEFTYLRKFLEEQQSILLAQLESLDGDILKQQDEFDFLVAGEICRFSTLIEELEEKNERPARELLTDIRSTLIRCETRKCRKPVAVSPELGQRIRDFPQQALPLQREMKMFLEKLHFELDYEPAHISLDPQTSHPKLLLSEDRQRAQFSYKWQNSPDNPQRFDRATCVLAHTGITGGRHTWVWMARVPGYSGCCQLSSPPSLLGTEVAA; encoded by the exons ATGGCCTCTGCTGCCTCTGTGACTAGCCTGGCAGATGAAGTCAACTGCCCCATCTGCCAGGGTACCCTGAGGGAGCCGGTCACTATCGACTGCGGCCACAACTTCTGCCGGGGCTGCCTTACTCGCTACTGTGAGATCCCAGGCCCAGACCTGGAGGAGTCCCCTACTTGCCCACTCTGCAAAGAACCCTTCCGTCCTGGGAGCTTCCGGCCCAACTGGCAGCTGGCTAACGTGGTGGAGAACATCGAGCGCCTCCAGCTGGTGTCCACACTGGGTTTGGGAGAGGAGGATGCCTGCCAGGAGCACGGAGAGAAGATCTACTTCTTCTGTGAGGATGATGAGATGCAGTTGTGCGTGGTGTGCCGGGAGGCTGGAGAGCACACTGCCCACACCATGCGCTTCCTAGAGGATGCGGCGGCTCCCTATAGG GAACAAATACATAAGTGTCTTAAATGtctaagaaaagagagagaggagattcAAGAAATCCagtcaagagaaaataaaaggatgcaAGTCCTCCTG ACTCAGGTGTCCACCAAGAGACAACAAGTGATTTCTGAGTTCACATACCTGAGGAAGTTTCTAGAGGAACAGCAGAGCATCCTCTTAGCACAATTGGAGAGCCTGGATGGAGACATCTTGAAGCAACAGGATGAATTTGATTTCCTGGTTGCTGGAGAGATCTGCCGGTTTAGTACTCTTATTGAAGAACtggaggagaagaatgagaggcCAGCAAGGGAGCTCCTGACG GATATCAGAAGCACTCTAATAAG ATGTGAAACCAGAAAGTGCCGGAAACCAGTGGCTGTGTCCCCAGAGCTGGGCCAGAGGATTCGGGACTTTCCCCAGCAGGCCCTCCCGCTACAGAGGGAGATGAAGATGTTTCTGG aaaaactaCACTTTGAGTTGGACTATGAGCCAG CTCACATTTCTCTAGACCCTCAGACTTCCCACCCCAAGCTCCTCTTGTCCGAGGACCGCCAGCGGGCTCAGTTCTCCTACAAATGGCAGAACTCGCCAGACAATCCCCAGCGTTTTGACCGGGCCACCTGTGTTCTGGCCCACACTGGCATCACAGGGGGGAGACACACGTGGGTG TGGATGGCCAGGGTACCTGGGTACTCAGGCTGCTGCCAGCTCTCCTCACCACCATCCTTGCTAGGCACAGAAGTAGCTGCATAG